The genomic DNA CGCGGTCATCGCCGCGTCGCGTCGTCGTCCCTCGTCCCCCAGAACGACCCCACCCTGCTGTTCACCAACGCGGGCATGGTGCAGTTCAAGGACGTCTTCACCGGCCGCGAGAAGCGTGACTACTCGCGCGCGACCACGTCGCAGAAGTGCGTGCGCGCGGGCGGCAAGCACAACGACCTCGACAACGTGGGCTACACCGCGCGCCACCACACGTTCTTCGAGATGCTCGGCAACTTCTCCTTCGGCGACTACTTCAAGGCCGACGCCATCGCGTACGGCTGGGAGTTCGTGACGAAGACGCTGGGCATCGACACCGCGCGGCTGGCCGTCACCGTGTTCAACGGCGAGGGCGGCATCCCCTGGGACGAGGAGGCCTACGAGCTGTGGGCGAAGCAGGGCGTGCCACGCGAGCGCATCTACAAGCTCGGGCTCAAGGACAACTTCTGGGCCATGGGCGACACCGGCCCGTGCGGCCCGTGCTCGGAGATCCACTACCACCAGGGCGATGACATCCCCTGTGCCGAGGTGGCCGCGGGCCGCGCGTGTCAGGGCGTGGCGTGCGACTGCGACCGGTGGCTGGAGATCTGGAACCTCGTGTTCATGCAGTTCGAGCGCAAGGAGAAGGACGCGCCGCTCATCCCCCTGCCCAAGCCGTCCATCGACACGGGCGCGGGCCTGGAGCGCGTCGCCTCCGTCGTGCAGGGCAAGCGCTCCAACTACGACACGGACCTGTTCCAGGACATCCTCTCGCGCGTGAGCGAGCTGGTGGGCAAGCCCTACACCCAGGAGGACGGGGCCTCCATGCGCGTGGTGGCGGACCATGCCCGCGCGGCCGCCTTCCTCATCGCCGATGGCGTGCAGCCCTCCAACGAGGGCCGGGGCTACGTGCTGCGCCGTATCATGCGCCGCGCCATCCGCCACGGCTCGCTGCTGGGGCTCGACGAGCTGTTCTTCTTCAAGGTCGTCGACCGCGTCATCGAGCTCATGGGCGACGCCTACTCCGAGCTGCGCGAGAGCCGGACGTTCCTGCTGGAGGTGTGCAAGTTCGAGGAGGAGAGCTTCCGCAAGACGCTCAACCGCGGCCTCAAGCTCATCGACGAGGAAGTGGCCCGGATGAAGAGCGCGGGCGAGACGCAGCTCAAGGGCGACAAGGTGTGGGATCTGCACAGCACCTACGGCTTCCCGTGGGATCTGACGGAGATCATCCTGCGCGAGCGCGGCTTCGGCACCGACGTGGAGGGCTTCAACCAGAAGAAGAAGGAGGAGGCCGAGCGGGGCGAGGACTCCACCCTCAACAAGGACAAGGCCGTGGGCGCGGTGTACCACCAGCTGCTCGAGCGCCTGGGCACCACGGAATTCCTCGGCTACGAGGGCCTGGGCCACGAGGGCGAGGGCTCCGTGCGCGCCATCCTCAAGGGCGGCGCCGAGGTGGCCGAGGCCCATGCGGGAGACGAGGTGGAGCTGGTGCTCGACCGCACGCCCTTCTACGGCGAGTCCGGCGGCCAGACGGGTGACACGGGCCGCGTCGTGGGCCACGGCGGCAAGGCGGTGGCGCAGGTGTCCGACGCGCAGCGCCCGGTGCCGGGGCTCGTCGTGCACCACACGAAGGTGACCGAGGGCTCCTTCAAGGTGGGCGACATGGTGCAGGCGAGCGTGGACGGCGAGCGCCGCTCGTCCATCCGCGCCAACCACTCGGCCACGCACCTGTTGCACCGCGCGCTCAAGCTGGTGCTCGGCGAGCACGTGAAGCAGGCCGGCTCCGTGGTGGCCGCGGACTACCTGCGCTTCGACTTCTCGCACTTCTCGCCCATGACGCCCGAGCAGCAGGAGCAGGTGGAGGATCTGGTCAACGGCTGGGTGCGCGAGAACACCGAGGCCCAGACGCGCATCATGAGCCTGGACGAGGCGAAGAAGTCCGGCGCCGTGGCCATGTTCGGCGAGAAGTACGGCGAGACGGTGCGCGTCGTCACGGTGCACCCCCAGACGACCGAGCTGTGCGGCGGCACCCACGTGCGGCGCAGCGGGGACATCGGCCTGTTCAAGATCGTCTCCGAGAGCGGCGTGGCCTCGGGCGTGCGGCGCATCAACGCCGTCACCGGCCTGGGCGCGCTGCAGTACGTGCGCGAGACCGAGCGCGAGCTCAAGAAGGCCTCCGAGCTGATGAAGACCACGCCCAAGGATCTGGTCAAGCGCGTGGAGGCCACGCAGAAGCGCGTGAAGGAGCTGGAGCGCAAGGTCGAGGAAGTGACCGTGAAGGCCCAGACGGGCTCCAGCAAGGATCTGCTCGAGCAGGCGCGCGACATCAACGGCATCAAGGTGCTCGCCACGCGCATGGACCCGGCGGACCCGAACGTGTTCCGGGGTCTGGCCGACCAGCTGAGGGATCGGATCAAATCCGGCGTGGTGCTCATCGGCGGCGAGAAGGACGGCAAGGCCGTGCTCATGGTGGCCGCCACCCAGGACGTGGTGAAGCGCGGCATCAACGCGGGCGCGCTGCTGCGGGAGCTGGCCAAGGAGGTCAACGGCCGCGGCGGAGGCAAGCCGGACCTGGCCCAGGGCGGAGGCGAGGATCCCTCGCGCATCCCCGCCGCCTTCGACAAGCTCTACGAGCTGGTGAAGGGGACGAACCTCGCATGAGCGTCCACTCCCGGGTGCTCGCCGCGCTCCTGTGCGCATCCGCGTGGCTGGGCGGATGCAAGGACCAGCCCGAGCCAGAACCGACCACGGACCGCACGCTGGAGCAGCTGCGCCTGGAAGTGGAGCGTGTGAACAAGGGAGGCGCGCCCGCCGCGCCTCCCGACGCGCCCGTCGATCCCAACGAGCGGCTGGCCCAGCTCGCCGCGGCGCAGGACGCGGACGCGCCCAAGCGCCTCTCGCTCGTCTCGCGCGAGGCCGTGCGCGTGAACGACGGGTTCGAGGTGCGGCCCGCGGGCCTGGAGGCCATGCACACGCTGCGCGGCACGGGCAAGCTGTCGCTCACCACCGACGAGTACTTCGTGCGCCTGACGCTCGAGACCCGGAACAGGGGCCAGGAGCCCGCGAGCCTGAGCCTGTCGAACGCGAGGCTCGTGGACGAGGCGGGGAAGGAATACGCCATCGCCCGGGACGCGCAGAACGTGGGCGGCACCCGTCAGTTGGACCTCACCCAGGCGGAGAGCGACCAGGGGCAGTCGCTCGTCCTCGTTTTCGAGGTGCCCGAATCCGCGCTCGCGCCCGGGCTGGAACTCCTGGTCCCCACCCGCGGCGGTCCGGACGCCCGCATTCCCCTGCGATGACGGCGCTCCGGAGGCGGTGACGGACGGTGACGGCCGAGTCCAAACTGCTCCCGATGCGCATCCGCCTTCCGTACGCGACGGAGGCGGAATTCATCGCGAAGTATGGCCCGCACGTCGCGCGCGGAGGCCTCTTCCTCGCCACGCGTTCCCCCAAACCCGAGGGCACGGGACTCGCCTTCGAGCTGGTGCTGGCCGATGGAGGGCGCCTGCTGCGCGGCGAGGGCGTGGTGGTGAAGTCCGTCACCGAGGGCCCTCGCGCCGGAATGACGGTGCGCTTCGTGCGCCTGGACGCGCATAGCAAGGCGCTCATCGACCGCATCGTGGACGCGCGCGCTCCGGCGCCCGCTCCCGCGCCGCCGCCAAAAGCCCCCGAGACAGCGCGGCGCGCACGGCCCGTCATCACCGCCGAGGCCCTTCGCAAGCAAGCCGAGCGGGTGCCCATGCCCGCCGCGCCCAAGCCACCCCCTCCCACACCCCCGCCGCCCGAGCCTCCACCGCCCGAGCCTCCACCTCCCCCGGCCCCTCCGGCTCCGGAACCGGTCGTGGCGCCGTCCCCCGAGCCCCTTGAATTCAAGGGACGCCGCCGCTCCATCCTCGAGGTGCCCCTCGCTCCGCCCGTCACCGCCGCGCCTCGCGAGGTGGTGCTCGGCATCGATCTGGGCACCTCGTGGGCGCGCGCCGCCGTCCACCACCAGGGCACCCCGCGGCGCATTCCCCTGGGCTCGGGACACGCCCTGCCCTCGCTGCTCGCCGTGAACGAAGCGGGAGACATCCTCGTGGGCGAGGCGGCCCGGTCCGAGGCCGAGCGAATGCCCGCCCATGCCCTCCTGGGACTCCACCGCTTCCTCGGCCGACGCGCGCGCTCGCCCTTGGTTCGCTCGCTGGGCGCTCCACCGCCCTTCCTCCTCCAGGAAGGCCCCCAGGGCGACGCGAGCCTGGAGCTGCACGGCCAGCCCCACCTCCTGCCCACGCTCGCCGCCCGGCTCCTGCGCGAGCTCAAGTCCTCCGCCGTCACCTTCCTCGGCCATGACGTCACGCGCACGGTCCTGTGCGTCCCCGCCCACTTCGATGACCGGCAGCGCGCCGCCATGCGCGAGGCCGGCACGCTCGCCGGGCTCGAGGTCCTGCGCATCCTCAATGCCCCCTCGGCCGCGGCGCTCGCCTTCGGCCACGAGCGCGGACTCGCCCGCAAGCGCCTGCTCGTGGTGGAGCTCGGAGGGGGCGGGCTCGACGTGTCCGTGGTGCAGCTCACCGGCGATGACCTCGAGGTCATCACCACCGGGGGCGATCCCACCCTGGGTGGCCTGGACTTCGACGCGCGCATCGCCGAGGCGCTCGCCAGTGCCCTCCAGGAGCAGGGCCTGCCCCGGCCCCAGAAGCCTTCCGACTGGGTGCCGCTGCTGCTCGCCGCCGAGTCCGCCAAGATCGCCCTGAGCGAGCGCGACGAGGTCACCCTGCCGCTGCCGGGAAGCCCCACGCCCTTCGTGCTGCAACGCGAACGGCTGGAGACGCTGACCGCGGACCTCGTGCAGCGCATCACCCTCGGCGTGCGGCAGGTGCTCGAGTCCAGCGCGCTCACGCCCCAGGGGCTCGACGAGGTGCTGTTGCTCGGTGGGCAGGGCCGTGCGCCGCTCGTGCGCCGCCGGTTGGAGGAGAGCCTGGGCGTGCCGGTGCGCATGGAGGGAGATCCCCTGCATTCGGCGGCGCTCGGCGCGGCGCTGCTGGGTCAGGGGCTGCTGGACGCCGCGACGGGCAAGCCCGGCGCCACCGTGTCCGAGGTGCTGTCCGTGCCCCTGGGCGTGGCCGAGCGCGGGGGCACGCTGCGGCGCGTCCTCGAGCGCAACACCCGCCTGCCCGCGGAGAAGACGCTCGTGATTCCGGTGACGCCCGGGCCCCTCACGCTCGTGCTCTTCCAGGGGCAGTCCCCGGTGGCCGTGGACAACGAGTACCTCGGCACCCTCACCTTCTCCATCGATCGTCCGGGCGAGGCCGAGGTGCACTTCAGCCTGTCGCAGGACGGCACGCTCTCGCTCGCCGCGACCCTGCCCTCCGCCCGCCGCCACTCCATCACCCTCGCCACGGAGCTGCCCGAGGACGCGGAGCTGGAAGCGCTCATCTCGCGCTCGCCCCTGGAAGGCGAAGCCGGCGCGAAACCGGGCGGACTGCTGTCGGGCCTGCGCAAGCTCTTCGGCCGCCGCTAGCAGGACGAACGGCCAGGCGAGGCCCACTCCTTCCGAGCGCGGAGGGCCCGGCCATCCAGGCGAGGCCTCCCAAAAGCCCTGTTCTCAACATCCGCATGGACAGATTCCCGTCAGCACACATGGAGTCGGTCAAGGCCGACATGACGGGAGAACGGAATGAAAGCTCGTTCATGGATGGGTGGGCTCGCGCTGGTGACTTTGTGTACGGCGAGCGCGGCGGTCGCGGCGGTGGATGCCTCCCGCATGGCCGGCCGGCTCAACTACGAAGAGGACCGGACCAAGGTGGGCGTGGACGTGCGCCTGGGCGTGGGTGGCCTGATGGGAGACGCGGGCGATCGCACCAAGGCGGGTCCGCTCGTGGGTGTCGCGGCCGGGGCCCAGCCCTGGCGCAACCTCGGCATCG from Melittangium boletus DSM 14713 includes the following:
- a CDS encoding DUF4352 domain-containing protein, which produces MSVHSRVLAALLCASAWLGGCKDQPEPEPTTDRTLEQLRLEVERVNKGGAPAAPPDAPVDPNERLAQLAAAQDADAPKRLSLVSREAVRVNDGFEVRPAGLEAMHTLRGTGKLSLTTDEYFVRLTLETRNRGQEPASLSLSNARLVDEAGKEYAIARDAQNVGGTRQLDLTQAESDQGQSLVLVFEVPESALAPGLELLVPTRGGPDARIPLR
- the alaS gene encoding alanine--tRNA ligase; translated protein: MSSALSASQIREAFLQFFEGRGHRRVASSSLVPQNDPTLLFTNAGMVQFKDVFTGREKRDYSRATTSQKCVRAGGKHNDLDNVGYTARHHTFFEMLGNFSFGDYFKADAIAYGWEFVTKTLGIDTARLAVTVFNGEGGIPWDEEAYELWAKQGVPRERIYKLGLKDNFWAMGDTGPCGPCSEIHYHQGDDIPCAEVAAGRACQGVACDCDRWLEIWNLVFMQFERKEKDAPLIPLPKPSIDTGAGLERVASVVQGKRSNYDTDLFQDILSRVSELVGKPYTQEDGASMRVVADHARAAAFLIADGVQPSNEGRGYVLRRIMRRAIRHGSLLGLDELFFFKVVDRVIELMGDAYSELRESRTFLLEVCKFEEESFRKTLNRGLKLIDEEVARMKSAGETQLKGDKVWDLHSTYGFPWDLTEIILRERGFGTDVEGFNQKKKEEAERGEDSTLNKDKAVGAVYHQLLERLGTTEFLGYEGLGHEGEGSVRAILKGGAEVAEAHAGDEVELVLDRTPFYGESGGQTGDTGRVVGHGGKAVAQVSDAQRPVPGLVVHHTKVTEGSFKVGDMVQASVDGERRSSIRANHSATHLLHRALKLVLGEHVKQAGSVVAADYLRFDFSHFSPMTPEQQEQVEDLVNGWVRENTEAQTRIMSLDEAKKSGAVAMFGEKYGETVRVVTVHPQTTELCGGTHVRRSGDIGLFKIVSESGVASGVRRINAVTGLGALQYVRETERELKKASELMKTTPKDLVKRVEATQKRVKELERKVEEVTVKAQTGSSKDLLEQARDINGIKVLATRMDPADPNVFRGLADQLRDRIKSGVVLIGGEKDGKAVLMVAATQDVVKRGINAGALLRELAKEVNGRGGGKPDLAQGGGEDPSRIPAAFDKLYELVKGTNLA
- a CDS encoding Hsp70 family protein, whose translation is MTAESKLLPMRIRLPYATEAEFIAKYGPHVARGGLFLATRSPKPEGTGLAFELVLADGGRLLRGEGVVVKSVTEGPRAGMTVRFVRLDAHSKALIDRIVDARAPAPAPAPPPKAPETARRARPVITAEALRKQAERVPMPAAPKPPPPTPPPPEPPPPEPPPPPAPPAPEPVVAPSPEPLEFKGRRRSILEVPLAPPVTAAPREVVLGIDLGTSWARAAVHHQGTPRRIPLGSGHALPSLLAVNEAGDILVGEAARSEAERMPAHALLGLHRFLGRRARSPLVRSLGAPPPFLLQEGPQGDASLELHGQPHLLPTLAARLLRELKSSAVTFLGHDVTRTVLCVPAHFDDRQRAAMREAGTLAGLEVLRILNAPSAAALAFGHERGLARKRLLVVELGGGGLDVSVVQLTGDDLEVITTGGDPTLGGLDFDARIAEALASALQEQGLPRPQKPSDWVPLLLAAESAKIALSERDEVTLPLPGSPTPFVLQRERLETLTADLVQRITLGVRQVLESSALTPQGLDEVLLLGGQGRAPLVRRRLEESLGVPVRMEGDPLHSAALGAALLGQGLLDAATGKPGATVSEVLSVPLGVAERGGTLRRVLERNTRLPAEKTLVIPVTPGPLTLVLFQGQSPVAVDNEYLGTLTFSIDRPGEAEVHFSLSQDGTLSLAATLPSARRHSITLATELPEDAELEALISRSPLEGEAGAKPGGLLSGLRKLFGRR